Genomic segment of Populus nigra chromosome 6, ddPopNigr1.1, whole genome shotgun sequence:
GCATTTTAATACTTAAAATGAACTAAATAAACCAGTAAAAATTCAGATTACATATAAAGCCATGTGATACATGACAGGAGCAAACTCAGACAAGCATATTTCAAATACAACCAgctaaagtttgatttttttacctgTGTGCCGCACAAAGTTTATGAATTGATATTCTATGGGAAGTGTAGAAATACTGATCCAATATTCGAGGGTCAGTTTTATCTGCAATAGGAAGGAGGCTGAAAATTGCTCCACCATGATTGTTTATCACAAGTATCCTCATTGGTTTCCTTGACACCCTTCAGAAAGTCAATCCTttaaaaattagtataaaaattgACATCCTTCAGAAAGTCAAATCCTTGTAAAAACTAGATGGGTTTGGCCATGTAGATTGTTTTGCATGTAACATTGTGCTGCTTAGTATAAATTAGATAATCAAGAGAACATCAATGATAAGTTAGGTGTATTGTAAGACTACTTTGAGAATGAAACCAAGCAACTGCTGCTAAATATATGAAGACACCTGAACATGAATTGTTACAAGAGTAATTGTTCCTGAGATTCTAGTTTGATTAAATTGTGACTATAGCCCTATTAAACCAACAGAATAGTTCCTGAGATACTGTGGAGTAGAACTTTAGTCCCTCCACAGTTTATCATGCCTCTTGCAACGCCACACAAGGACTACTGATGCTGGTTTTCAAAGCACAGTGATTGAAGTTAGCTGCATCAAGATCTTAAGGACTTCAAAATCATTCCTTTTACAACATCAATCAATCTCAAGAAAATCACACAAAtccacaaaataaaaagtatatcgTGGACCTCTGAGTCAAAATTGCCAAGCCATTTGTATCATGAAGCATAGAAACATCTCCAACCAAACAAAGCACCTACACATGATTGCCAAAGTATGAACAGATGTAAGttcatgaaaattataaatacaaaatagtGCAGACAGATATATCAACTAATAGGGTGAAAAGGAATAAATGCTTGAACTCAAGAACTGAATGAGTTAAAGTACGGACTATTACtgcaatgaaaacaaattttaaacacTAACTTGTTTATTGCATCCAACAGCAAAACCAATTGCTGTGCTAAGCAAACCATCAATACCACTAGCTCCCCTGTTGCCAGCCACTCTTATCCCAAGATATGGAAGTTCTGAGTCTAACATCATATGTGCAATGCTATGAGCATGAGTTTTACAATTGTGTCCATACATGTCTGCATCGCGTATTACCATGCTGTTGCCAACAAAAAGAGCAGACTCGGCTGAAAGAGCTTCTGTAATTACATGTGCAACATGAGGCTCGGTTAATGAGTTCTCTGCGTTAATTTGAAATGATATATCCCAGGCAACCTgcaagaaaaaagacaaaacatAAGAAAACATACATACaaacataagaaataaaaacatggcATGCTGCCATATGAGGAATGTTAACTATAATATTTGCTTATGTTGACAATGGCATCACCAACTCACATGATCATCAAACTGTCAGAAGACTAAGATCACAAGAAAGTTTAAACTACTAAAATAGCATCATAAGGTTAGATCAAATACCATTGTATTCAAAACTTGTAGAAAACAACACCATTTGCTGTTCCCGTGTGAAACTTGAGCTTTCATTAAGCTGTCAGAAAACTGACGAATGGAGCACTGCACTCTGTGTGTTACAAAATGTGATGGATCGTGACGGCACGGGTGGTTGTCAACTAAGATATATGTGCACGGAAAACATTCTTCCACCATTTGACTAACACGCTTGCTTGTTATCCGGCTTCCAATCTGTATATAATTCGGAACAAGAAGATATAATTGATGAATAAAAAGGATTAACTTGTTATGGAATCAGTACATACAGAATAAGTCCAAATAGGGTACTGTTTTCATTACAGATGTGcataaaaatctttttctttattggaGACATGTAATGGTAACTGTGGCGTGAGATAAGACTGGCAAAATTGTGAATTTCAGAGTAATACCATTTACTCGTGTCTTGCCAGCTCTTTCATCATAAACTTATCAAAGAGCACCTTTCGATGCTGCCCAGAATTTCACATCTTTTTCATGCTTAAACTTCTAAGGAagtaatttgaattaaatcaaatgcAGTAAATTTAGTACTCAAATTTGACTGCTATCATCTTGGTAACCAACTTCCTTTAAGATGTCTTGAACTTCTAAGGTagtaatttgaattaaaatcacACACAGtagacttaataaaaaaaataaccaattcGTTTATACCTGAACAATCACATCAAAACGAATCCAACCCCTGACCCATTCCGACAGCAAAGCATGGTCTAGATgatcaacaaataaaacattctcTTCAATTTCAGGAAGGGAAGGAAGGAGCTTTCTTAATCTTAGCCCTGATAAGATGTCAGCTACAACAGGCCAATTAAGGTGTTTAGCCAAGAGAAGCGCTGCCCATATTTCATCTTCTGTGTGAATTGCACCAAGAAGTAAAAGCCCTCTATCAGtccctttaattattttaagaacCTCTGCCATTGGGACACAAGCACCATCTTTACATGCAAGAGAATTTTGCAATTGAATATATTTAGTGAATGGTTCCGCACCAGACATCCAAATATCCAATCCTTTTAAACAGCTTAACATCCAATTGTCTGAACTATCATCCAGAGGCTCTCTGAAAGGACAATTAATATGAACAGGGCCATATGGCAAAGAGGTTGCCCAATGCACAGCAGAGTCAATTGTCGTAAGCACCATCCGCGCAGGAATATTATCAGTAGGTGCAGGAAGACTGAAGGTGAACCTCACAAAAGAACCAAAATGGTTCACCTGACATACATTTCAACCATGTGGTGCATGAGtttttcaacccaaaaaaaaaaaaacaatctgttGCGAATTGCAAATTTGgataaaattcataattgtaTACCTGATTAATTGCTTGGTTTGCCCCAGCATCAAGAAGCTCAGGAGGACGATCTGCAGTCAGCAATAAAAGTGGCACAAAATCCTGACTAGCTTCCACAACCTGTAGTTGTTGCTAGTCAAAACTaatctcatacataatactgaAAATGagatgaatatttaaaaatataaggtaGGAATACACTGGAAAGAAACAATAGCTCATGAAGCTGTGCAtgcaagaaagagaaaaagaagaagaagtttaaTGCAAAGTGTGGCAGTTAAAAATTGTGTCTCGCAACCACAAACTTGAAAGGTTGAGCCAGCCTAAAAGATGATATGGAATTAACACATGTTTTATGCATATTAGGAAAATGAGTAAATAAGTGCAAAATCATTGGACTGTGAAATGCCCTTTGCTCCCAATAAATTAAGCTTCTGGTATTATGCTTCTTCTATGAAACTCACAGCAGGAAGAAGATTTGAAACTGCAGTGCCTGATGATGTTATGATGACTGCTGGTTTATGAGACCCCTTTGAATAACCAACAGCATGAAATGCAAGAGAGCGCTCATCAAAGCATGAAATACATGTTGTTAGGGGATGAGTGGAAGCAGCGATGGCAAGAGGCGATGATCTTGAGCCTGGAGCTACACAAAAGTACTGAAAGAAAGTATCAATCAGACATGGAACAAAATAGAAATTCAACAGATGAAAATTCTTGCTCACCATTATACCAAGACGAGAACATTCTTCCACTATAAGTGAAGCCCAAACAGCATTGATAGTTGATTGATCTTGCAGAGAGTAACTTGTTTCACCAGCATCATCCAACTGATAGTCAAAAGAGAAAGATACATTGAACAATCATTTCCCAGCTTGTTCtttctaaattttcaaaatgctttGGTATGCAGCACATTGTTGAATTTAATCagttatatatcaattaatgcATTTAGCTGGGGCCAAAGAAATGTTTGATTTTGAGCTAAATTGTCTgtcgtttttcttttttctttttgagaatGAACTAAATTGCCTTTGCTTCTGTATGGGTTCATAAAGGTGTAGAACTTTATACCCAAGAAGCACCGAAAAACTTCCAAATTTTTGAAATTCTATTTCAATGTTTATCAGATGTGCATATATTGCCAATATTTACTGAAGATTTCTATTCTTTCAACACACAGAATATGCATGATATAGATTAGATTGACGATTTGCTTACTAAATAGGGCCTAAgcaaatatatgtttaattttgaaCGAAATTGTCCTTTTTTAACACTCAAATTTGAAATTCCCTTTCGATGTTTATCATGCCATATAATGTCCAATACTTACCCATGATTTCTATTCTGTCAAGAATCAGAATACTCATGCATGGCCATAGCACACTAGGTTGATGAATTACCAACAAAATAGCTAAAGGAAGTATCTTGTGATTCTGCAGTTAGACAACGAAACTGAGAAATTTCATGTCCAGCACATTCACATTTGGCCTTCAGAAGGTGCTacactatatattttgttattaagAGTACAAAAAGCAGAATTCACACCCTCCAAaatgaaaccaaaaaatataatatcaatataAGTGACCATTTAAATCCCTATTGAATCTCAGTTAAGAAACTCCTCCTAGCATGTTTTCTCACTCTAAATATCTCCAATATGCAAACaagttcaacaacaaaaaattttcaaattagcTAACATAACAGTAACATACCATGTTACTTGAAACACCCACCACTGGTGAAAGCCTGAAACAAAACTGAGTGGAAAATTTGGTCCTTCTCTGCAATGAAAATTTAGGAGATATAAGAATTTCAAATTGTCTATAAATGACCATCAAATTCACCACTCAATGGTAAATGTGCcgcttttgtaaaaaaaatttgcataaTACCAGATAAACAAATCAGAGATCAAGAAAAAATGAAGGGATGAACAATTACCAGGAAAAAGGGGATACCAGTTCTGCGGTGTCAGCCTGATAATCCCTTCTGTCCAAAAACAAAGCATCTGTACAAGCCTGAAAAACCATACTGCTGAATTACTGAAAAGAGGAAAGACAGACATATCTGACGTTTAAGGTTATGAAAATCAGATGTATATGTGATGATTAACAATACATTAAGACACAAAAGAAGGAAATCAAAGAATCAATTAGGTTTTATGAATGGAGTATCAACTTCTGGAGGCTGTTTTCACACCCACTAGTTTAGTGACAGAATGGAGAAAAGAGGAAAGATCTCCAAATGGTTTTTATAGATGTAAAAAAAGAATACAACATGATTACAAAGGAAGATTTGTAGtgagagtaaaaaaaatgatggaataAATGTGATCTAAGAGATGAAAGAACACATGGTAACAAGGTTGGGATTATGATTGAGGGTGAGAGTAGCGAGTTTCCAATAAAAGTTGGTTTGCACTTGCTATTTGAaccttgaagaaaataaaataccaatAGACTAAACTAGAATGAGGTAATTTAAGGTACTATGGAGCATAACAAATGAGGGTTGAGAATAAGATAGAACCTATAGAATGTGACTCCAGTAAATCTAGAAATATAGCAAGTGTATACACATTGTAAAAAGTGAGTACAAACTATCATGCCTGTTAAAGAGGGACATAAAACCACTATTGAAGCCTCACCTAATAACTTGCTTTTGAAttaagatggttctttgattTATATCAAAGCCTTGATGATCAAACGTTCAAGAGTTCAAACCTCACCAAATCTCACCACCCCAttctaactaattaaattaataaaaattaagctcaAAATAATGGTCAGTCTCTGCAAGCTTCAAGCTTAGAGAACTTTCAATTAAGGGATGGTTCTTTGCTATTGTCATGCCATCATGACACTTTTTTTCAGCCAATAAACTTGTTTTGTTCATTATAGAAGAAGAGGAGGGAGATTATTGTAAATTGATATCATAGACTTCTTTAGGCCATTGTATGGATAACATAGCAAAAAAGACGAAAAGTGCAAAATTATTTATCAAGATCTTACGATGCATCCATGCATAAAGATGAAAAGATGAGTAACTTCAACCTACAACAAAAGTTGAGGACAACTATTGTACCTGGGGATATGCAGGTAAAGATATTTTAGCATTATGTACTCACTTGTGGCACTTTTCTTAATATacaggtttttgtttttacaacaTTTTAAGtcagttattataattttttacttcagttgggtttttgttttcatataagGGTTGCAACACTGTAAAGTGTTCATATctttaaatcaataataaaatcagTCATCAGCTTTGCAAATCCTATTGAGAGCTCTGAGATTTCATGGTAGAAGCCAAAAGATATATTCTCCATTTATCTGGATGAGCATGGGATAATCCAATTTCAAAACCAAATCACGaataaacaatcaaaatttaaagcaaaaaagttATCAGTTACATCTAACATTAAACAAGGAAAGCAATTACTATATTGTATAACTTCAATAAACATTGTTGAATGCATACCATCTGGAATGTTTTAGCCTCCATCAGATTGAAATTTCTGAAGGTAGATTTTATGCACTTGGAATAGCATCTATCTGTGTCTGGCCAAAAGCAAAAACTGgcctgaaaagaaaagaaaagaaaagaaaagaaagcaggGGTACAGAATGAAATAGGAAGAAAACTCAAAGGAGGGAAAACACTATCTGAACACACTCCAGATGAAAGAGATCACATTACTTGAAATCAGGATTCAATATGAATCACACTTAGAACCAAAGAGGTTAAATGCAACTAAAGAACACGCCACAAAGTACCATGTACATCAAtgaataaattaacaaatttcCATATGCACACTAAGTTCTGAGATGAAAGTTTGAAGATTTAGCAAATTCACTAGGATTTAAATTAGACAACAGATAGTGGTTGGATAACTGTGCGACTGAATCAAGCAAGATGATCTGAAAAGCTACTTGACAAATAACAACATTTAGAACAAAGGTATTGAACTAAATTTATTTCACTAAAATTGGCTATAATCCATACGATATTGATACCAATGCCAGAACAACAAAAGCAGAGTTAGATGATCAACTCAATCATAAATGTCAGCTAATATTATCCTGGTAGAATCTCCTCAAATTCTTCAAGTTGTACCAAAAtgtggcacatgtaccaacatAAGAAATTACAAACTATAACACCACGGAATACCTGGTCAATGGATGACTCAAAAGATTGAATTGCTTGTTCAAAAGTCCAGCAGGAATTTTCATCCCATGCCAAAGTTATGACAAGAATAGATGCTTCTTCTTGCTCATCTAACTCAACCTGTTGAAAAATGCAACTATCTATCTAGTGATGCTCTTGATTGGATCTCAGAGAATTTACGGGAAAAGTTGCAACGTCTCCCAACCAGCATGCAAAAGAATGCTAATATACCTCAGGAATCAAGAAGTAAAACGAACCAGCCTCATGCTTGATTGAAGATGACTCCTTGTTGAATTTAATATCCATAAAACCATAAGTCATTATATGGGTGGAATCACTTGAGAGATATCTGCACACAAAATACAAGGGCAGCCTTTAGCTTTTCCTtatgaattaagaaaaacaatgttGGCACACGAATCAGTCAAAAACAACCAGAGCTAAGTACTTCTACTTCCAGTAGaagcacaaataaaaaaaaaaagtgcttaCAGATCTTCTTAAAAGTAACTTCTTAGCATAAAGTTTGAATGATATAAAGAGAATTTAGCACCATTTTGTTCCACATCCATTTTAGCCCCCTCCTTTTCCCTCAAGTACATTCATCATAGACCAGCTAAATACCTCTTTCAACAAAGAGGGTCATAATGCCTATGTTGCACAAGGATGGATGCCAAACCAACTccttaaatataatatttttgtctTATGACTTCGTTACTAAATATATAACATCAACCACAAAAGGCAATTATGATCAAAATGCAAAACGTATGAGTTCACTATGCTCAATTTGAAATCAAAACGAAAAATTCATACTAAAAAGAAGTTACGAATACCAAAAAACGAAATTAACCTTCTGATCCTCTTCAGCTTTTCTGGAGCACGGTAAGAGGACGCTTCAAAGCAAATTGCTGATCCAAGCCCGAAAACTCCACGAGTCCTATGCAAATAGAGTTTTTTGCACGACGCATCCTCTGTCTCCTTGCTTAGAAAAAAACGAGGGAACACACCATCCGACTCCGGTAGCGAGCAGAACCAATTCAAAGCTTTTGGACTCGGCGGCACAGCAACCTGCATAGGCATAGTCAAACAAAAAAGTCTAAcatatatttaaactaaaataaataataaaaactatagCATTCTGATTTGTAGTTTTATACCTGAAATCTGAAAACACCGTGAAGAGAACACGGAGGATTCGACTTTAAATCATCCACGGCAGCCTTAATGCTCTCTATCCCTCGCTCCAGCGTCAATGCCGGAGGCAATGTGCGCGTGATGCAAGTCTCAAGCACCAACTCACAATCCTCGCCCTCCAATTCAGTAACGTCCGTTACGGGACAATCAAATCTCACCGCTTCAACAACCTatgcaacaaaacaaaaacacattgaATAGGAAATTAGGGTTTGGAGTCGGAGAAAGATGGAAGAAAGAAGAGTAACCTTAAATTTAGGGTTTTGGAAGCGAGGGAAGTGAATGGAAGTGTTTCTGCTGAGAAATGCGAGAGGGAGAGACTTTCTTGTTCCAAAGGGAAGATTTGGAGATGGTAAAGGGAGATTGTTTGTAAGTAATAATATGTGAGGCTTCATTGCCGATTTGCTGAGAGAATTTCTTGAACGAAAAGAAACAAGTGCAAGGAGGAGGATTTTttcaagagaagagaagagataaCGGCAGGCAAAACCAGTAGTCAtggtattaaaatttaatttaatttattttttaaaaaaatgatgtcattaaGAATGGAACACTTATCACTATTcactataataatataatactaTTTTACCATTCCAATAAATTTGTTATTGGTGTCTTCAAGACCATTTAGTTGTTTTTGTCGTGAtcattatgttaaaaattaggCCAGCTAGGTATTTTTGGAAATTAACAAGCCACGTCAGCTAAAGAAAGATGAGTTGGAGGGATTTGACTAAGAAAAATGGCAGGCGCGACCTAATTGGACCATAATCAGGCACGCGCCAGTCACAATTCCCTCCCTCTTTCAAATATACCCAGCTCTACGCCCAATATCACCCACAATGTCTCAGCTATAAATCCAGCTACGGTGCCATAAAGTCAAGGGCACTTGCgtcattttataattaaaataaagggtTTGAATCCCTACAAACACTTCCTTAAATATCACACTTTAGTTCACTTACTTCAATATTCTCATAACTTCAACATGGCATCCTTCACAGAAAGCAATGCAATCACCATTTCTCTAATCTTGATCCTCTCATTCACATTGCCAGCATCAACATCGGCGCAACAACAATGTGATTCCTCTTCGACAGGAGGATGCCACGACGAGGCCAAATCCTTACAACTAAAGCTAATTGCCATCTTTTCAATCTTGGTTGCTAGTATGATTGGGGTGTGTTTACCATTATTTTCACGTACGATCCCTGCACTCATGCCCGATAGAGATTTATTTGTAGTGATAAAGGCATTTGCTTCAGGTGTTATCCTTGCGACGGGGTACATGCACGTGTTACCGGACTCTTTTAACGACTTGATGTCTGATTGTTTGCCGATAAATCCTTGGAAGAAGTTTCCTTTTACCACTTTTGTTGCCATGCTGTCAGCCTTACTCACTCTCATGATCGATTCTTTCGCGATGAGTTACTACAAGAAGCACGGTTTTGATAGGAAGGGTGGTGGGGTAGACGGTGAGAAAGTGAACAATGGAGAGAGAGGGTTAGGGAATGTTGAAAATGGTGGTGCACATGTTGGACATTGCGATGGATTTAATGGCGGGGCTAATGACAAGGATTCAATGTTGTTGAGGAATCGTGTTGTAGCTCAGGTATGAATACTTACTGTTGTCACGTAAATTATTGTATTAATGATTAGGTTATGtacatttgatttttgttatcgATTTCTTTGAGGATTAATTGAGTGAAAATATCGAGAAAATTTGGTGCCAACTTCAGATCTCTCATTTGCACAAGCATCGCTGATTAGAGTTCTTTTTTCTCGAAGATATTATGAGCGTGTGCAGAGACTTAAATTGACTACAATGCAATGCAATGTAATTTTctctttcgtttttttttttttacgatgaTTTTACATCATGTGCATGTGCAGGTTTTGGAGATCGGCATTGTAGTGCACTCAGTTGTAATTGGTTTATCAATGGGTGCCTCTAACAATCCGTGCACAATCAGGCCGCTCATCGCTGCTCTCTGCTTCCATCAACTCTTTGAAGGAATGGGTCTTGGAGGATGCATATTACAGGTATTTATTTATAGTCACAAATCCTCTAAATTTCTGACCCCGTATACAGTAATGTTCTGGTACTAGTAGGAGAACACTTCTCTAAGAATTGCATTTATGTGATCAGGCTGAATATGGAATGAAGATAAAAGCAATCCTGGTGTTCTTCTTCTCTACAACAACCCCATTTGGAATTGTACTAGGAATTGGTTTGTCAAATGTGTACAGTGAGAGCAGCCCAACAGCTCTAATTGTTGTGGGATTACTGAATGCATCATCTGCTGGATTACTGAATTACATGGCACTGGTGGACCTCTTAGCTGCTGACTTCATGGGGCCTAAACTTCAAGACAGTATGAGGCTTCAGGCATGGTCATTTATTGCTGTTCTACTCGGCGCAGGAGGCATGTCGCTTATGGCAAAATGGGCTTAGCTGATTTGAAGACGTAGGCAGGACTGCTAGGTTGTCATTTTGAACACAGAAAATGTCATTCTGTGTGTTCGTTCTGTGCATATTTATATCCTGGTTGAGTTTTCTGAGTTTCTTGGTTCTGGTTTTTGTTTCTAGTGAAGGAAGCCGGATTAGGTAGTGCAAATAAATTCGTTTGAACAACTATATTTGAAAAGCTGTGAAAATAAAAGTTCACATCATTTCTACTTCTTGGTAAAATCTGTGCtggttttttctcttcttttacgATAAGAAAGATTTTATTAATGCAGCAAAGATTAACATACATATTCAAATAGCATCCATACAAATTACTTCTTCCTTAAACAAGATGCACACTGACTGAAGCTAAACGAAACAGAACTTTCAGCAGAGTCTATAGGCTCTccatcagagaaaaaaaaaacataatttaagcGATCATAAATCTGTATCCCAGAAATTGGCTGTTTGCTTCTTCCCAGAAATTAGCTGTTTACTTCTTCCCATATCTTCACCTAGCTGAATTGCAGGCGAACCTTTAGAAATTATTCGTAAGTTACTTATCCATATCAACATCTTAGGGTTGATTTGTTGAAGATAGTAGTTTTAGTCCATttttatgcataaataaaaaatgtagaGATCCAATAATCCTGATGCAGAGACAGAAGTTCGTTTTGATGCATTCATTTAGCTCAGGAGCTAGGGTGTAGTTGTTTGGAAGTAGAAATGGATTCAATGGAAGTGATCACGTGTGTTTTGGACCCTTCTGATGCTAGCAATCCGCATCTTGCTCTTATTATTGATATTAGAGCTCTTATCCAAGCCGATTGGCAGTTTAGGCTCAAGCATGTTCTCCGCGAAGGCAACCGATGTGATTACTTTCTAGCTCGCATGGGTTCTGGTCATGATTTTCGTGCTTCAGCAGGGGGGCTCTCCTCCTCCTGGGCTTCCCTCCTCTTTGTTAGCTGATAAGATCTAAGTTGCCTTCCTTTGTCATCAGCGCTGGTGTCTCCTTTTCtattgtaaggaaaaaaaaacacagagagagagagagagatccaaTAATCCTGAGCCAGAAACAGAAGTTCAGATCACTATAATCATAGTGATCTGAAGCTTGTTTTTCCAAAACCCGAAGGTGGCCGCTAGCCAGACAAAACATAGTGATTTCTCCGTAGTAGATCATAGTAAAGGATGATAAAGAACTAAATCATACTTTAAGGTTTGTCAGTGGCTACCTAAGACCTGCAAGATCAAGGACAGTGTTAAGAATGTAACTTACAGGGCAGTTTCTTTCTGACTTTCAGAGAATGGAAACTGATATGGCCTGATTAGATTAAAGGGCAACCTCAAAATCTCTTTAGTCCCAACTACAGAATCTTGAACAGACTTCAGCAGATGTATGTATTACTACTACCTAATTGGCAATACTCGGTTATAATTTAGTAAATTCCCATAACACTTTGCAATTT
This window contains:
- the LOC133695910 gene encoding fe(2+) transport protein 1-like, whose translation is MASFTESNAITISLILILSFTLPASTSAQQQCDSSSTGGCHDEAKSLQLKLIAIFSILVASMIGVCLPLFSRTIPALMPDRDLFVVIKAFASGVILATGYMHVLPDSFNDLMSDCLPINPWKKFPFTTFVAMLSALLTLMIDSFAMSYYKKHGFDRKGGGVDGEKVNNGERGLGNVENGGAHVGHCDGFNGGANDKDSMLLRNRVVAQVLEIGIVVHSVVIGLSMGASNNPCTIRPLIAALCFHQLFEGMGLGGCILQAEYGMKIKAILVFFFSTTTPFGIVLGIGLSNVYSESSPTALIVVGLLNASSAGLLNYMALVDLLAADFMGPKLQDSMRLQAWSFIAVLLGAGGMSLMAKWA